A section of the Paenibacillus aurantius genome encodes:
- a CDS encoding carbohydrate binding domain-containing protein: MKGRRGSWKSVLRSASLAAVLLAGALPMNAGLPAAKAAALDSLVNGGFEADGANGQAAGWIPEGGASSVTVSTSVYAEGKRSLRVEDPSPAVSYGAVSDAVAVTPFVNVELTAKVKSESGEGGKADLRFYNGEGKLVSVVSGLVPGGTGEWTDLRVAASAPKDGARVTVSFYYPNEKTGVYYADAASLKVGKEQSYITNLGPQSTSLTLMTGAYGTDKDGRASMYTVIQGDPAQFVVSDVVTKEVKAQHPLVALDGSPVTAAWAITTASDGKVYIGSTPNGTLFQYDPVKDTMRTIGKPVPTDTVIWVLVPGENGKVYGGTGYSQTLFEYDPATDKSRILTSFKSSSKESHLRSLAYDPDHKVLYAGGADVAKLYRYDLATGKKTALTPPEFAGKTSVYDLQFTAGKLFVRVDPGPVMFVYDPAANSWIVKNNAQYNTRGFSPVSPDGRVFYTYYETLPDGRQQWSLHAYNTATDTYSSLGLDVKGAGVAFGYVKLNTPDYPGVTLVGLAGNGGRAFYYNLETGKLETPELPLPPQFVELFNIAKSVDGQMLSSGFISGGGMGIYSPTKDETKLYPSIGQVEGFGSLNGKMYLGVYPRATIFEYDPKEPWNRTDPSAPQNPLRLGQLGDEQDRPVSMVGVEELNKLFIASYPIAGKIGGALSVYDPVTKTFDVKRNLVPDHSINSLVYRDGLLYMGTGAMNGGEGKLVTYDPSTGQILSERVPVSGKKAVTSLFWGPDGNLWGMALGALFVYDPAADRIIYSEDLFPTADYSHSNPRLMTGTDGNVYGTIYTGYVADKTYTSKMIKIDAVTKEMTVLLESNAEKLAQDDFGNFYFKYGSELMKYSDPSLVVGLEKVTLSTDAPSLLHPGDEAKVSFDVLLQKGRTTNELSGAKIEYVSSRPKSAEVTPDGKVIAKHPGRTEIFVRVTLNGVTVESAPVAFLVTGPF; this comes from the coding sequence ATGAAAGGAAGAAGAGGAAGCTGGAAGTCCGTGCTGAGGTCGGCCTCATTGGCGGCGGTTCTGCTGGCTGGGGCCTTGCCGATGAATGCGGGCCTTCCGGCGGCGAAGGCCGCCGCCCTGGATTCCCTCGTAAACGGAGGGTTCGAGGCGGACGGAGCGAACGGGCAAGCGGCCGGCTGGATACCGGAAGGCGGGGCATCGTCGGTCACGGTAAGCACCTCCGTTTATGCCGAGGGCAAACGAAGCCTGCGGGTGGAGGATCCATCTCCTGCGGTCAGCTACGGCGCGGTCAGCGACGCGGTAGCGGTGACTCCGTTTGTGAACGTCGAGCTGACGGCCAAGGTCAAGAGTGAAAGCGGGGAGGGCGGCAAGGCGGACCTCCGGTTCTATAACGGGGAGGGCAAGCTGGTCTCCGTGGTCAGCGGGCTTGTTCCGGGCGGAACGGGCGAGTGGACCGATCTCCGGGTGGCCGCTTCCGCTCCGAAGGATGGCGCCCGTGTAACGGTATCCTTTTATTATCCGAATGAGAAGACCGGGGTTTACTATGCGGATGCGGCCTCGCTGAAGGTGGGCAAGGAGCAGTCCTACATAACGAATCTCGGGCCGCAGTCCACCTCCCTGACACTTATGACCGGGGCCTACGGCACCGATAAGGACGGACGGGCGAGCATGTATACGGTAATCCAGGGAGATCCGGCCCAATTCGTCGTTTCGGATGTCGTGACGAAGGAAGTGAAGGCCCAGCATCCTCTCGTGGCGCTGGACGGCAGTCCCGTCACAGCCGCATGGGCGATTACCACGGCATCGGACGGAAAGGTGTATATCGGCAGCACCCCGAACGGCACGCTGTTCCAGTACGATCCGGTGAAGGACACCATGCGAACGATCGGCAAGCCGGTGCCGACCGATACGGTCATCTGGGTGCTGGTGCCCGGCGAGAACGGCAAGGTGTACGGAGGAACGGGCTATTCGCAGACGCTGTTCGAATACGATCCCGCGACGGACAAATCTAGAATTCTGACCTCTTTTAAATCGTCCTCGAAGGAAAGTCATCTCCGGAGTCTCGCTTATGACCCGGACCACAAGGTGCTGTACGCCGGCGGGGCGGATGTGGCGAAGCTGTACCGCTATGACCTGGCCACCGGCAAGAAGACGGCTCTGACTCCTCCCGAGTTTGCCGGCAAAACGTCCGTCTACGATCTTCAATTTACGGCGGGCAAGCTGTTCGTCCGGGTCGACCCGGGTCCGGTCATGTTCGTCTATGATCCCGCTGCGAACAGCTGGATTGTCAAGAACAACGCGCAATACAACACGCGCGGCTTCTCCCCGGTTTCGCCGGACGGAAGGGTGTTCTACACGTATTACGAAACGCTACCCGACGGGCGCCAGCAGTGGTCGCTCCATGCGTATAATACAGCCACCGACACGTATTCCTCTCTTGGCCTTGATGTCAAAGGCGCAGGAGTCGCCTTCGGATACGTTAAGCTGAACACGCCGGACTATCCGGGCGTGACGCTGGTGGGACTCGCCGGCAACGGCGGCCGGGCCTTCTACTACAACCTGGAGACCGGAAAGCTCGAGACGCCGGAACTGCCGCTGCCTCCTCAATTCGTAGAGCTGTTCAACATCGCCAAAAGCGTGGACGGCCAGATGCTCTCCTCCGGCTTTATTTCGGGCGGCGGGATGGGGATCTATTCCCCGACCAAGGACGAGACCAAGCTGTATCCCTCGATCGGCCAGGTGGAAGGCTTCGGCTCCCTGAACGGCAAAATGTACTTAGGCGTTTATCCCCGCGCCACGATTTTTGAATACGATCCGAAAGAGCCCTGGAACCGGACCGACCCGTCGGCTCCCCAAAATCCGCTTAGGCTGGGCCAGCTGGGCGACGAGCAGGATCGTCCCGTCTCCATGGTAGGGGTGGAAGAGCTGAATAAGCTGTTCATCGCCTCTTATCCCATTGCGGGCAAAATCGGCGGGGCCTTATCGGTCTACGACCCGGTTACGAAAACCTTCGACGTGAAGCGCAACCTCGTCCCCGACCATTCCATCAACAGCCTGGTTTACCGGGACGGCTTGCTTTACATGGGCACGGGGGCGATGAACGGGGGAGAAGGCAAGCTGGTAACGTATGATCCGTCCACGGGGCAGATCCTTTCGGAACGGGTTCCGGTCAGCGGCAAGAAAGCGGTCACGTCCCTGTTCTGGGGACCGGACGGCAACCTGTGGGGCATGGCTCTAGGAGCCCTGTTCGTCTATGACCCGGCAGCAGACCGAATCATCTACAGCGAAGACTTGTTCCCGACGGCCGACTACTCGCACAGCAACCCGAGGCTGATGACCGGCACGGACGGGAATGTGTACGGAACCATCTATACCGGCTATGTCGCCGACAAAACGTACACTTCCAAAATGATCAAAATCGACGCCGTGACCAAGGAAATGACCGTGCTGCTTGAAAGCAACGCCGAGAAGCTCGCTCAGGATGACTTCGGCAACTTCTACTTCAAATACGGCAGCGAGCTGATGAAATACAGCGACCCGAGCCTGGTGGTGGGGCTCGAGAAGGTGACCCTCTCCACGGATGCTCCTTCCCTTCTTCATCCGGGGGATGAGGCCAAGGTGAGCTTTGACGTCCTGCTGCAAAAAGGGCGCACCACGAACGAGCTGTCCGGGGCAAAAATCGAGTACGTAAGCTCGCGTCCCAAATCGGCCGAGGTGACGCCGGACGGAAAGGTCATAGCCAAGCATCCGGGAAGGACGGAAATCTTCGTCCGGGTTACCTTGAACGGAGTGACCGTGGAGTCGGCTCCCGTTGCCTTTCTCGTGACGGGCCCCTTCTAA
- a CDS encoding alpha/beta hydrolase family protein — protein sequence MSYRLSELKVDQPPQLLQGIETDEQWAAKRERIKRAWLELLGEEPEIAPSAGTSPKPYEVIGKVEEADHTRLDIRYPANDGDTIGAYLLLPRDSSGEKTKRPAILALHPTAESGRRDTATKEGRDNRRYGLELVSRGYVVLAPDSIGFGSRIYPGAVPFQTAPFYERYPKWTAVGKMLSDHRRALDVLGAVEEADPARIGVIGHSLGGYNGWFLAGLDERVRAVVSSCGFAMFAGDPEPNRWGQREWFSHFPAVTKGLQKDTVPFEWHEIAALAAPVPLFMWSGMDDRIFPNAEAIVSGMKDLGTLYKRAGASEAFQFWLGAAGHDFPGQARELAYTFLDRWLGHQ from the coding sequence ATGAGCTACCGGTTATCGGAGCTGAAGGTGGATCAGCCCCCTCAGCTGCTGCAAGGCATCGAAACGGACGAGCAGTGGGCCGCGAAGAGGGAAAGGATTAAGCGGGCCTGGCTGGAGCTGTTGGGGGAGGAACCGGAAATTGCCCCCTCTGCCGGCACCAGTCCAAAGCCCTACGAAGTGATCGGGAAGGTCGAGGAGGCCGACCATACCCGCTTGGACATCCGGTATCCGGCGAACGACGGAGATACCATAGGCGCTTATCTTCTGCTCCCTCGGGATTCATCGGGAGAAAAGACGAAGCGGCCGGCCATTCTGGCACTTCACCCGACGGCCGAATCCGGGCGCCGCGATACGGCGACGAAGGAAGGGAGAGACAACCGGCGTTACGGCCTGGAGCTCGTATCGCGGGGCTACGTGGTACTCGCTCCCGATTCCATCGGCTTCGGCAGCCGGATTTACCCGGGAGCCGTGCCTTTCCAGACGGCTCCCTTTTATGAGCGGTATCCCAAGTGGACGGCCGTCGGCAAAATGCTGTCCGATCACCGGCGGGCGCTGGATGTGCTCGGGGCGGTGGAGGAGGCCGATCCCGCCCGGATCGGAGTCATCGGACATTCCCTTGGCGGCTACAACGGGTGGTTCCTCGCCGGACTTGATGAGAGGGTCCGGGCGGTTGTTTCCTCCTGCGGGTTCGCTATGTTCGCAGGCGACCCGGAGCCGAACCGCTGGGGGCAGCGGGAGTGGTTTTCCCATTTTCCGGCTGTCACCAAGGGGCTTCAGAAGGACACGGTTCCCTTCGAATGGCACGAAATTGCGGCACTGGCGGCCCCCGTTCCGCTGTTCATGTGGAGCGGAATGGACGACCGCATCTTTCCTAACGCGGAAGCGATCGTTTCCGGAATGAAGGATCTGGGTACGCTGTATAAGCGGGCGGGAGCATCGGAAGCGTTCCAATTCTGGCTGGGGGCGGCGGGGCATGACTTTCCCGGACAGGCCCGCGAGCTCGCTTATACGTTCCTGGACCGCTGGCTAGGCCATCAATAA
- a CDS encoding NHL repeat-containing protein, with protein MTERLECLGIPVRADETRSGAVCRNGSGEERVVLAARGYVLIVNPETGECRQVPFPEGLCDYPFASHSTESGLFLTGAGPLLMILDPWQGEFLAWFRPEPEEEIVGFAFAEGPDGTVYATTYPGCRLIGWNPKTGTCLRVGRLDDRSRYAMTLAAGADGWLYAGLGTEAAGLAAYRPADGARSTFRGGTPCRGSGQVHLGADGAVYGSLPAGEAEMEAASEPKRWFRLAEGKAVPVSEAEVSPSAYGGTGYNKLHRPRTGGRRILDWQLADSRLVIEGEGEARTVTLVYEGNGTALSPLALGPDGCLYGTSNHPMHLFRYRPEEGLLESFGGRVLEKGGGGNICAYAAQGPVLLGAAYAGGKLYKLDTRLPVGPEPGRGRGESPRLFYENDAIHRPRAALTHPDGRHVLYGGFPGYGAVGGSLGIVQVEEERVELLPHTDLVPHQSTVALAALSNGDVIGGTSIETPGGGVPAARQGAVYRLDWRSRKTAAVWYPVPGAREVSQLVTDSCDLVHGLTSDSVYFVMEADTGQVRQQTDLSAWGGVVRQGLVAAELSGRPVILGLLSGGIFAAEPETGMVKLLASLPAPATCGMAVHNGYVYYGSGSELWRYRLEQGGTER; from the coding sequence ATGACGGAACGATTGGAATGCTTGGGAATCCCGGTGCGGGCCGATGAAACCCGCTCGGGCGCTGTCTGCCGGAACGGCAGCGGGGAAGAAAGGGTAGTGCTGGCGGCCCGCGGTTACGTGCTGATCGTGAATCCGGAGACGGGGGAATGCCGGCAGGTTCCTTTCCCGGAAGGACTTTGCGATTATCCTTTTGCTTCTCACAGCACGGAATCCGGGCTCTTCCTGACGGGAGCGGGGCCCCTGCTGATGATTCTCGATCCTTGGCAGGGAGAGTTTCTAGCCTGGTTCCGGCCGGAGCCGGAAGAGGAAATCGTTGGCTTCGCCTTTGCCGAGGGACCGGATGGCACCGTGTACGCCACGACTTACCCGGGCTGCCGGCTGATCGGCTGGAACCCGAAGACGGGAACTTGTCTTCGGGTGGGGCGGCTGGATGACCGTTCCCGGTATGCCATGACGTTGGCGGCGGGGGCGGATGGCTGGCTTTATGCGGGACTGGGAACCGAAGCCGCCGGATTGGCGGCTTATAGGCCCGCAGATGGAGCCCGGTCCACATTCCGGGGCGGGACGCCGTGCCGGGGAAGCGGCCAGGTTCACCTGGGAGCGGACGGCGCGGTCTATGGCTCCCTGCCCGCAGGCGAAGCGGAGATGGAGGCGGCCTCAGAGCCGAAGCGATGGTTCCGGCTGGCCGAAGGAAAGGCGGTCCCGGTGAGCGAAGCGGAGGTTTCCCCGTCCGCCTATGGCGGAACGGGCTACAACAAGCTGCACCGCCCGCGGACCGGCGGCCGCCGGATTCTTGACTGGCAGCTGGCCGACAGCCGGCTGGTGATCGAAGGGGAGGGAGAGGCTCGGACGGTTACCCTTGTCTACGAAGGGAACGGCACGGCTCTCTCCCCTCTTGCCCTGGGACCGGATGGCTGCCTGTACGGCACCTCCAACCATCCGATGCATCTCTTTCGGTATCGACCCGAGGAGGGCCTTCTGGAATCCTTCGGCGGCCGGGTGCTGGAGAAGGGGGGCGGGGGCAACATTTGCGCCTATGCCGCCCAAGGTCCTGTCCTCCTCGGGGCCGCCTATGCGGGCGGGAAGCTGTATAAGCTGGATACCCGCCTGCCGGTCGGCCCGGAGCCGGGGAGAGGGCGGGGAGAAAGCCCGCGCCTTTTCTATGAGAATGATGCTATTCACCGCCCCCGGGCGGCGCTTACCCATCCGGACGGCCGGCATGTTCTTTACGGCGGATTTCCCGGATATGGAGCGGTAGGCGGATCGCTTGGGATCGTCCAGGTGGAGGAGGAGAGGGTGGAGCTTCTGCCGCATACGGACCTGGTTCCCCATCAAAGCACCGTCGCGCTGGCCGCCCTGTCGAACGGGGATGTGATCGGGGGGACCAGCATCGAGACGCCCGGCGGCGGGGTCCCGGCCGCCCGGCAGGGAGCCGTTTACCGGCTCGATTGGAGAAGCCGGAAGACGGCTGCCGTCTGGTACCCCGTGCCGGGGGCAAGGGAGGTTTCCCAGCTGGTTACGGATTCCTGCGACCTTGTTCATGGGCTCACCTCGGACTCCGTCTATTTCGTGATGGAAGCGGATACGGGACAGGTTCGGCAGCAGACCGATCTTTCCGCATGGGGAGGGGTCGTGAGACAGGGCCTTGTGGCGGCTGAGCTTTCCGGGCGTCCGGTTATTCTGGGCCTTCTCAGCGGGGGGATCTTTGCGGCGGAGCCCGAAACCGGGATGGTTAAGCTTCTGGCGTCTTTGCCGGCTCCGGCCACCTGCGGAATGGCCGTTCATAACGGCTATGTGTATTACGGCTCGGGAAGCGAGCTTTGGAGATACCGATTGGAACAAGGAGGAACAGAGAGATGA
- a CDS encoding SRPBCC family protein, producing MSVTYALEITREFAAPRDLVFKAWTEPERLAKWWGPKGFTLEVKQLDLRPGGMFLGSQRSPEGHVMWGKFVYQEITPPEKLVYIQSFSDEEGNTIRAPFSPVWPLEILNDLTLIEHEGKTTVTFKGGPVNASPEELQAFEGMKPMVQEGFKGTFDQLDAYLAEQR from the coding sequence ATGTCCGTAACTTATGCTCTTGAGATTACCCGCGAATTCGCTGCCCCCCGTGACCTTGTTTTCAAAGCCTGGACCGAGCCGGAGCGTCTGGCCAAATGGTGGGGCCCGAAAGGCTTTACCCTGGAAGTGAAGCAGCTCGATCTTCGCCCCGGCGGGATGTTCTTGGGCAGCCAGCGCTCCCCCGAAGGCCATGTCATGTGGGGCAAATTCGTCTATCAGGAAATTACGCCGCCCGAGAAGCTGGTCTATATCCAATCCTTCTCCGATGAAGAAGGCAACACGATCCGCGCCCCGTTCAGTCCCGTTTGGCCGCTTGAAATCCTGAACGACCTGACGCTGATCGAGCACGAAGGGAAGACCACCGTTACGTTCAAAGGCGGCCCCGTCAACGCCAGCCCGGAAGAGCTGCAAGCCTTCGAAGGCATGAAGCCGATGGTGCAGGAGGGCTTCAAGGGAACCTTCGATCAGCTGGACGCTTACTTGGCCGAGCAGCGCTAA
- a CDS encoding DUF1128 domain-containing protein produces the protein MDLSVKSLENVDYMIEAIKTKLRVASGAAIKAEHFDYEKYEDLLDIYEHVQSKNQFSVSEMDALVVELGRLRKG, from the coding sequence ATGGACCTGTCCGTTAAATCTTTGGAGAACGTAGACTATATGATAGAGGCGATCAAAACAAAGCTTCGCGTCGCGTCCGGCGCCGCCATCAAAGCCGAGCATTTCGATTATGAGAAATACGAAGACCTCCTGGACATCTACGAGCACGTCCAAAGCAAAAACCAATTCAGCGTAAGCGAGATGGACGCTTTGGTGGTCGAGCTGGGCCGCTTGAGAAAAGGCTGA
- a CDS encoding secondary thiamine-phosphate synthase enzyme YjbQ, whose product MPTFTLRTTRRDEMIDITAKAAAAVRESGIAEGLAVVYCPHTTAGICINENADPDVKHDVLMRLDEIYPWEHPQYRHAEGNSASHLKAITTGTSQTVLIQGGRLVLGRWQGIYFCEFDGPRDRTFHVKLLEG is encoded by the coding sequence ATGCCAACCTTTACTCTGCGCACCACCCGGCGGGACGAAATGATCGACATCACCGCCAAGGCGGCCGCCGCCGTCCGGGAGTCCGGCATCGCGGAAGGGCTTGCGGTCGTTTACTGCCCCCACACGACGGCCGGCATCTGCATCAACGAGAACGCGGACCCGGACGTTAAGCATGACGTGCTCATGCGGCTCGATGAAATCTATCCGTGGGAGCATCCGCAGTACCGGCACGCCGAGGGCAATTCGGCTTCCCACCTGAAAGCCATTACGACCGGCACCTCCCAAACCGTCCTCATCCAAGGGGGCCGGCTCGTTCTGGGAAGATGGCAGGGGATTTATTTCTGCGAGTTTGACGGCCCCCGGGACCGCACCTTCCATGTGAAGCTGCTGGAGGGATAG
- a CDS encoding DUF1835 domain-containing protein, with product MNPRVLHIVNGDSVGDKLKNVYPEETVLVWREMLTDGPVALRLEDPAFLQDRARYLEEAFGIPVSTFLAGWEEQETGLGRAEAYDETVLWFEHDLFDQAILVYLLARLAARPALSGKLTLVTLNAYPGLTPFLGMGQLGAGQLAGLRPNGFAVTAAQLDAARRAWAAFAAPDPRGLASLLRQDALGALPYTAEAMRLHLQRFPAVRDGLGLAERLTLEALEPGPAAPAELFRRVTEAEPGYGLGDLSYGAYLERMSGGPAPLLSWDRPIAPLRFGSPPPAAFREAKLALTPRARRVLAGVADAAETLARGHWLGGVRQPASGPLWRWDADAEAPVLRP from the coding sequence ATGAACCCAAGGGTCCTTCATATCGTCAACGGTGATTCGGTCGGAGATAAGCTCAAGAACGTATATCCGGAAGAAACGGTCCTCGTCTGGAGGGAAATGCTGACCGACGGCCCCGTCGCCCTCCGGTTGGAGGATCCGGCCTTCCTCCAGGACCGAGCCCGGTATTTGGAGGAAGCCTTCGGCATTCCCGTCTCCACCTTCCTCGCCGGATGGGAGGAGCAGGAGACCGGGCTTGGACGGGCCGAGGCCTATGACGAAACGGTGCTCTGGTTCGAGCATGACCTGTTCGACCAAGCCATCCTCGTCTACCTGCTGGCCCGCCTGGCCGCCCGCCCGGCCTTGTCCGGAAAGCTGACCCTGGTGACGCTGAACGCGTACCCGGGTCTCACTCCTTTCCTCGGCATGGGCCAGCTGGGCGCAGGCCAGCTCGCCGGCCTGCGGCCGAACGGCTTCGCGGTCACGGCCGCTCAGCTCGACGCCGCCCGCCGGGCATGGGCGGCCTTCGCGGCGCCGGACCCGCGCGGCCTGGCCAGCCTGCTGCGGCAGGACGCCTTGGGCGCGCTGCCCTACACGGCCGAGGCGATGCGGCTGCACCTGCAGCGCTTCCCGGCCGTGCGGGACGGGCTCGGGCTCGCCGAACGGCTTACGCTCGAAGCACTGGAGCCCGGTCCGGCGGCGCCGGCGGAGCTGTTCCGGCGCGTGACGGAAGCCGAGCCCGGCTATGGGCTCGGCGATCTGTCCTATGGGGCGTACCTGGAAAGGATGAGCGGCGGCCCGGCTCCGCTCCTTTCCTGGGACCGCCCCATCGCGCCGCTGCGCTTCGGCAGCCCGCCGCCGGCGGCCTTCCGCGAGGCGAAGCTCGCGCTGACGCCGCGGGCGCGCCGGGTGCTCGCTGGCGTTGCCGATGCGGCGGAGACGCTCGCCCGCGGGCACTGGCTGGGCGGCGTCCGCCAGCCGGCCTCCGGGCCGCTGTGGCGCTGGGACGCCGACGCGGAAGCGCCGGTGCTCCGTCCCTAA